TAGAAAGAGCAAATTTCAGCATCTGCTCAAAAAAGCTGCGGGACTGTTTGACGCAGTCAGGAACTGTGATGGAGCGTACACATTTGCCGCGAAATGGTTTAAAGGCAGTCTCTTTAAAGAGATCAGAGAGATCGACAATCAAAAGAGGATTGCGCAGGTCAGGCTTGTCTGTACCGTAGCGCAGCATGCTTTCTTCATAGGGAATCCGCTTAAAAGGAGCAGGGGAGACTGTTTTTCCATTGCCGAATTTGCAGAAAGTAGGATAGAGAACATCCTCAGCTACTTTAAAGACATCTTCCTGAGTGGCAAAAGCCATTTCAAAATCAAGCTGATAAAATTCTCCGGGGGAGCGGTCAGCTCTCGCATCTTCATCGCGGAAGCAGGGAGCAACTTGGAAGTACCGGTCAAATCCGGAAACCATCAAAAGCTGTTTAAAAATCTGCGGAGCCTGCGGCAGCGCATAAAATTTTCCTTGATGTTTACGGCTTGGAATTAAATAATCTCGGGCACCTTCCGGAGAAGAGGCGGAGAGAATCGGCGTCTGCAGTTCCAAAAATCCCAGTTCTGTCATTCGCTGACGAAGATAGGAAATGATTTTACTGCGCAGAATAATGTTGTCGTGCACTTTTGGATTGCGCAGATCCAGATAGCGATATTTTAAACGTACATCTTCTTTTGTGTCGCGACTCTGAGAGACTTCAAAAGGAAGATTCGGCAGGCATTTTCCGAGGACGGTAAGACTATCCACTTTGATCTCTACGGTACCGGTTGGGATCTTTGGATTAATGGTATCCTGATCTCGGAGAACTACGGTTCCGCCAGCAGTAAGACTGCATTCTTTATTGACTTCTTTGAGCATTGCTTCATCGTGGACAACAATCTGTACAACGCCGCTTTGGTCGCGCAGATCTAAAAATTGAACACCGCCGTGGTCACGAATGTTTTCCACCCATCCGGCAACACGAACCTGTTTTCCAATTTCGGATTCCAGAATTTCGCCGCAAGCGTGAGTGCGATATTTGTTTTGGCAGATCATCTATTCTTACTCCTCATGCTGATTTATTTGCCTACATATTGTAGCATTTTCTTTTACAAAATATTTCATAGATACTTATTATACTATGAAAAAAATCTTCAATCAAGGCTTTTTCGGGATAACAAGAGGAAAAGGAGCTTCTTTTTGGCTGTTTCTATCCATTAAAAAGAAAAACGTTTGATTATTTATACAAAATTTTGTTCCATGCGCGTCCTAATGCTTTTACGGCAGGAACAATTTCTTCTTGTGGAATTCCTGCAAAACTCAGAAGGATCGTTCCGCTTTGCCCGGGAAGAACCCGGACGCTTTCGGCTGCCGCAAGTTCTACAAGGCGCGGAACAGAAGGGGCGTTTTTAAGTCGGATCACTGCATAGAGTGGAATCTCCTGTAATGAAATGTCAGCAAAATCTCCAAACTGTGTTTTTAAAGATTGCTGTAAAAGTTCACTCTTTTGTGCATAAACTTTTCTTAGCCGCCGCAGATGACGCTGCATCTGGCCGCTTTTAATATAATCGGAAAGAGCAAGCTGCTCAATACGGGAAGCAGTTTGATTATAATGCCCAACTCGTTCCAGGTAGGTGGGCAGCAGCGCGGAAGGAAGTACCATGTAACTAATTCGGACACTTGGAAGCAGAAGCTTTGAAAAAGAACCGAGATAGATGACTTTGCCGCCGTTTCCCATTCCCTGCATTGCACTGATCGGGCGGGCACGGTAGCGAAGTTCTCCGTTATAGTCGTCTTCGATAATTAAGCCATCGGTCTCTTTTGCCCATTGAAGAAGTTCCTGCCGACGCAAAAGGGGAATTGGTTGCCCAGATTGCGGACGGCTGGAGGGGGTTACATATAATAGACGAACACTGCTCTCATAAAGGTCAGAAATTTTCGGGCCGTTTTTATCTGCAGAAAGTTTGATGACACCAATTCCACAATCTGAAAAGACTTGTTCAGCCTGTAAAAAGCCAGGAGACTCCATGGAGACGGCGCCAACTTTTCCCTGTAGAAGTCCGCAGAGCAGATATAAAAGCGGCTGTGTACCGGCACCAATCACGATTTGTTCGGTATTACAGATCACACCGCGCGCTTCATAGGTATAGTCTCGCAGAGCTTGCCGCAGCGGTAATTCTCCCTGATGCTCACCGTAACGGACCAAAACTTCATGGCGGTTCAGATAGTCCCGAATATGCTTGCGCCAAGCTTTAAGATCGGCACAGTCACTGTCCACTGATTCTGCACCAAAATTGTAACGATAGAAAGGGGCAGAGGAAGTATCAGAAAGGATAGGCGGTTTTACAGGTCTTTGCCCGCCTGCCGCCAATACATAATAGCCGCTTTGCGGTTTTGCTTTGAGATAACCTTCTACACAGAGCTGCTGATAAGCAGCTTCGACCGTAGTACGGCTCAGAGAGAGATCCTCACACAAAACGCGGATAGAGGGGAGCTTTTGTCCCGGACGAAGTGCTCCGTTAGCCGTTGCCTGCTTAATTTGATCATATAATTGCTGATATAGCGGAACTTTTCCGTTGCGCTTTAATTTCATATTGTCATAAAACATTTTTTCACCTACAAACTGTGCATATTAAATTTTTAATAATTGTAGCTTTCTAAAAGCACAGTCGCCGAATATAATAGTACCATTCTAGTAAGAAGAAGTAAAGGACCAAAACAGGAAATGAGGGAGAACAACATGGAACAACATGCACAAACACAAAAGAAGACTTTAATTGGTTATGTAATGGCAGCTCTATTTGCGATTGGAGCAGCTGTTGCGGGGAGTATGATGCAGCTTTGGCTGGCACTGCCGTTAGGGCTGATAGCAGTATTTTTGCTGATTGCTTCCATCTCCTTGAGAAATCTTCAGTATAATATTACAGGAAAAGACATGACCAGTAATCTTGCATTTACGGGATTGCTTGCGGCGGTTGTTTTGGCTGGGTTTTTCCTCAGCATTAAATTTCCTTTGATGGGTACGAAAGCACAGGTCGGTTTCGGAAATGTCTTTTGTGTTTTGGCAGGCCTTGTCCTTGGACCGGTTTATGGAGGATTTGCGGCAGGAATCGGTGGATTCTTTTATGATTTGCTCACCGGTTGGGCGGATTCCAGTTTGGTTACGTTTGCATTGAAATTTTTGATGGCGTTTATTACAGGACTAATTACCTGGGGGGTTCATGGAGATCAGAAGCCGACTTTAAAACGAATTATTCCGGCAGCGATCGTTGGATCTCTTGCGCAGTGCCTGTTGTATTTAGGGCATGGTTGGCTGGAAGCAATTCTGCTTGGAAATCCGGAAGATGCAATTAAGTATATTATGGGTGTAAAAGTAGCGGTAACACTTGTAAATGCAGCGATTGCCGATGTTGTAGCGATTCCGCTTTTTGAGGCGATTCGTTCGGCGCTAAAACGGAGCCATTTGGCTTTTAATCGTTAAAAACGTGAAAACAATAAAAAGGGCTGATTTTAAATCAGCCCTTTTTGATTGTTTTCTTAGAGTTTCTTTCCTTTTTTCCAGTGTTCAAAGTCTTGAAGAAACCAAATTTCCGAAGCTGTAAATTCTTGTCCATTTAGAGAATTCAGAATGCTGGCATCTGTTGAAAAATCGAATCGGAGTTTATAAGAATAAAGAGCCTGATAGGGAAGTCCAAACCGTTTGTTGATTGTGTTGGTGCCGTATTTTCCATCTCCAATCAATGGATGACCAATGCTTGCAAGGTGAGCACGAATTTGATGGGTACGGCCGGTTAGAAGTTCCACTTCCAAAAGTGAAACATCCGGGGCTTCGTCCAGCACTCGGTAGCGGGTACGAATCATTTTCCCTTCTGGGAGCGGCTTATTGCTGATGTAGACGCGATTCTGAGATTCGTTCTTTTGCAGATATCCTTCCAGGGTATCCTCTTTTTTCTTCATATGGCCATAAACAAGGCATAAATATAGTTTCGTCAATTCCCGATCTTTTACTTTTTGATTCATGATACGCAGTGATTCTGAATTTTTAGCAGCCATTACGATGCCGCCGGTATTTCGGTCGATTCGATTAATTAAAGCGGGCGCGAAGGAGTTTTCTCCTCTTGGGTCATATTCGCCGGTAGCATAGAGATGATGCTGTACGCGGGCGATCAGAGAATCAAAATGATAATGTTCGTCTGGGTGTACGATCAGACCTGGCTTTTTATCGAGCAGCATTAGATTTTGGTCTTCATAAAGAATCTTTAGTTTATCTGGAGCTTTCAAAAAATCAAAAGGCTGTTCTGATTGCTGGAAAAATTCATCTTTCAGATACATTTCCAGCACATCTCCTTCTTTTAGACGGGTGCTGATTTCACATCGCTTTCGATTGAGTTTGATATCCTTTTTTCGAATACTTTTATAAAGCATGGACTGCGGCAGATTTGGATAAGTTTTGGTCAAAAATTTGTCTAGCCGTTGTTCTGCATCGTTTTTCTGAATGGTGACGCTTTTCATGAATTTCCTCCTCGATATTGATCGACAGAAATATTTTTGTAAAAATACTCTTTTATCATACCACATGAGAAAAATAAGAAAAAGGATAAAATGAGGAAAAAACTTTTCAAAAGGGAGAAAGTAGGATATAATGAAAAATCAGAAACAGAAATCGAATAAAGGAGCGTATAAGCGTATGATTACAGAGGCACAGATCACAGAGATATTAAAAGAGACCGGCGCCTTTCTAGAGGGACATTTTCTCTTATCTTCCGGTAGACATTCGAATGCGTACTGCCAGATGGCAAAACTGCAGCAATATCCGGCAAAAGCAGCTGAAGTTTTGGCGCCCGTTGCAGAGAAGCTCAAAAAGATGAATGTGGATGTCGTAGTCGGACCTGCCATGGGTGGAATTGTCTATGCGTATGAAATTGGATGTCAAATCGGAAAATGTGCCATTTTTACCGAGCGTGTCGATAATATCATGACGCTGCGTCGCGGCTTTGAAATTCATGAAGGAGAACGCTGCCTCATCATGGAAGATGTTGTAACGACCGGAAAATCCAGTTTGGAGACGGCGAAAATTATTGAAGATCATGGTGGGATTGTTTTGGGAATTGCCTGTGTGGTGGATCGTAGTAAGGGTACTTCTCCATTGCCGGTTGTTGCCAGTGCTTTGCAGTTGGATTTGCCAAACTGGGCGCCGGAAGATTGTCCGCTTTGTAAGGAGGGAGCCGGTGAACCTGTTAAACCGGGCAGCCGGAAAATGAAATGACAGGGAAAACATCTCCTAAGAACCCTCATGCAGGCCATCGGGAACGAATGCGGGAGCGGTATCGTAAAGAAGGCATTGAAGGTTTCGCAGAGCATGAAGTATTGGAAATGATGCTCTTTTATTGTGAGCGCTGCAGCGATACCAATGCACTTTCTCATCGCCTTTTGGAACGTTTCGGTTCTCTTTCCGGCGTGTTAGATGCTCCGGAGCAGGAACTGCGTAAGGTAAAAGGAATCGGAGAAGTAGCGATTACTTTCTTTAAACAACTTCCCGATTTTTATCGTTGTTATCAGATTAGTGCTTCCAAGGCACCTAGAATTTATAATTATGCGGAAGCCGGGCGCCTTTTCTTAAATCGTTTTCAGGGCATGAAGGAAGAATGCGTGCAGATGATGCTGCTAGACAGTAATCAACGAATGCGCTGGTGTGGAATTTTGACAAAAGGCAGCGTAACTGCATCGGCAATTTATATGAAACCTCTTGTAAAAATGGCTGTGCAGTATGATGCGGTGTTTGCAATTCTTGCGCATAATCATCCCAGCGGAGCAATTTTGCCCTCAAAAGAGGATTTGCAGGTAACGGAGGCGGTGCGTGATGCGCTCCGTACAGTGGAAGTAACTTTGGCGGATCATATTATTGTCGCCGGAGATCAATTTTTATCTTTACATGATGGTGGTTATTTTGATCGTTTGTTTGAAGTTTGTCCTTTAGGAAAAGTAGCAGATTCAAAAGAATCCGATTGATCATAAAAAGGCTTGCTAAACATCGTTAGCAAGCCTTTTTTGTTTGTTGATTTTAAAATAGAATCAGTGTAATTGTAATAAAAACGCAAAAAATATCGAGAAACCTCTTGACATTCTTCTAGTATTTGGTATAATAAATATCGCTGTTTCCAGTAAATATTGCGGAATTGTGTAAAGGTAGCACGACAGACTCTGACTCTGTTTGTGAGGGTTCGAATCCTTCTTCCGCAGCCAAAGAGCCCCAGAGTTTTTGGGGCTATCTTTTTCGAGGTGTGGCTCAGCTTGGTAGAGCGCTACGTTCGGGACGTAGAGGCCGCTGGTTCGAATCCAGTCACCTCGACCAGATTTTAAGAGCCGAAAAACCGCATTGGAAAGCCAATATAAGGCTTTTTGATGCGGTTTTTCTTATATCATTCTTTCATGAAGAAACACGCACAATAATGATAAAAATTAAAAATACGTGAGTCTAAATATATTTTGCATTATGTTATAAATGAGAAATAAGTCCACCGGGAAAACTTTCTTTTTTGTTATGGATTCGATCTTTGATCTAATAACAATGATGTTTTAGCTATGTTTTTCGTAATGAATATTAACAAGCAGCGCAACAATAAATAATATACAAAGCACAACACATAAAGTTAGTGAAACGATAAGAAAAATCTGTGTTTTAAATACTCCATACAAAGCTAAGCAGATAAAACAACCTGCGCATAGAATGTAATTCAATAATTTTAGTGTCAATCGACTGCTTTTCATCGTTATGTAGATATCCCGTTCGTCAGTGCTGTCTGCAAGATGTTCCAAAGCTCCTTTTCGTGAAAAGGCAAGGGAATAGTTTATTGTGGTCACGACAATTAGAAAAACTCCAGCAATCAGAAAGCGCCACTCGAATTTTATGAACAATCCCACCAAACAAACAATGGCAAGAATGGTACTTATACAGCCATACACAAAGTTACTTTGACTTTTTATTTTCGGCAGATCTCTTTTTTCAGACATAAAATTTGTCCTCCTTTAAGTGTGCTTTTCATAATAAATACTAGAGATAATCTCAGTTATCATCGAAA
This genomic window from Caproicibacterium sp. BJN0003 contains:
- the aspS gene encoding aspartate--tRNA ligase, which produces MICQNKYRTHACGEILESEIGKQVRVAGWVENIRDHGGVQFLDLRDQSGVVQIVVHDEAMLKEVNKECSLTAGGTVVLRDQDTINPKIPTGTVEIKVDSLTVLGKCLPNLPFEVSQSRDTKEDVRLKYRYLDLRNPKVHDNIILRSKIISYLRQRMTELGFLELQTPILSASSPEGARDYLIPSRKHQGKFYALPQAPQIFKQLLMVSGFDRYFQVAPCFRDEDARADRSPGEFYQLDFEMAFATQEDVFKVAEDVLYPTFCKFGNGKTVSPAPFKRIPYEESMLRYGTDKPDLRNPLLIVDLSDLFKETAFKPFRGKCVRSITVPDCVKQSRSFFEQMLKFALSIGMKGLGYIEAMEDGSFKGPIDKFLTEEQRAEMIKRSGLKKGDVIFFIADDKDFAPKLAGQIRTELGERLHLIDESRYELCYIVDFPMYEIDEETGKYIFTHNPFSMPQGGMDDLLHKAPEDILAYQYDIVCNGVELSSGAVRNHDLEIMKKAFEIAGYTEDDLKNKFSSLYNAFQYGAPPHAGMAPGIDRMVMLLTGEDNIREVIAFPMNSNAQDVMMGSPNTVTEQQLREIHIKLR
- a CDS encoding PLP-dependent aminotransferase family protein encodes the protein MFYDNMKLKRNGKVPLYQQLYDQIKQATANGALRPGQKLPSIRVLCEDLSLSRTTVEAAYQQLCVEGYLKAKPQSGYYVLAAGGQRPVKPPILSDTSSAPFYRYNFGAESVDSDCADLKAWRKHIRDYLNRHEVLVRYGEHQGELPLRQALRDYTYEARGVICNTEQIVIGAGTQPLLYLLCGLLQGKVGAVSMESPGFLQAEQVFSDCGIGVIKLSADKNGPKISDLYESSVRLLYVTPSSRPQSGQPIPLLRRQELLQWAKETDGLIIEDDYNGELRYRARPISAMQGMGNGGKVIYLGSFSKLLLPSVRISYMVLPSALLPTYLERVGHYNQTASRIEQLALSDYIKSGQMQRHLRRLRKVYAQKSELLQQSLKTQFGDFADISLQEIPLYAVIRLKNAPSVPRLVELAAAESVRVLPGQSGTILLSFAGIPQEEIVPAVKALGRAWNKILYK
- a CDS encoding ECF transporter S component — protein: MEQHAQTQKKTLIGYVMAALFAIGAAVAGSMMQLWLALPLGLIAVFLLIASISLRNLQYNITGKDMTSNLAFTGLLAAVVLAGFFLSIKFPLMGTKAQVGFGNVFCVLAGLVLGPVYGGFAAGIGGFFYDLLTGWADSSLVTFALKFLMAFITGLITWGVHGDQKPTLKRIIPAAIVGSLAQCLLYLGHGWLEAILLGNPEDAIKYIMGVKVAVTLVNAAIADVVAIPLFEAIRSALKRSHLAFNR
- a CDS encoding RluA family pseudouridine synthase — encoded protein: MKSVTIQKNDAEQRLDKFLTKTYPNLPQSMLYKSIRKKDIKLNRKRCEISTRLKEGDVLEMYLKDEFFQQSEQPFDFLKAPDKLKILYEDQNLMLLDKKPGLIVHPDEHYHFDSLIARVQHHLYATGEYDPRGENSFAPALINRIDRNTGGIVMAAKNSESLRIMNQKVKDRELTKLYLCLVYGHMKKKEDTLEGYLQKNESQNRVYISNKPLPEGKMIRTRYRVLDEAPDVSLLEVELLTGRTHQIRAHLASIGHPLIGDGKYGTNTINKRFGLPYQALYSYKLRFDFSTDASILNSLNGQEFTASEIWFLQDFEHWKKGKKL
- the pyrE gene encoding orotate phosphoribosyltransferase; translation: MITEAQITEILKETGAFLEGHFLLSSGRHSNAYCQMAKLQQYPAKAAEVLAPVAEKLKKMNVDVVVGPAMGGIVYAYEIGCQIGKCAIFTERVDNIMTLRRGFEIHEGERCLIMEDVVTTGKSSLETAKIIEDHGGIVLGIACVVDRSKGTSPLPVVASALQLDLPNWAPEDCPLCKEGAGEPVKPGSRKMK
- a CDS encoding JAB domain-containing protein — translated: MTGKTSPKNPHAGHRERMRERYRKEGIEGFAEHEVLEMMLFYCERCSDTNALSHRLLERFGSLSGVLDAPEQELRKVKGIGEVAITFFKQLPDFYRCYQISASKAPRIYNYAEAGRLFLNRFQGMKEECVQMMLLDSNQRMRWCGILTKGSVTASAIYMKPLVKMAVQYDAVFAILAHNHPSGAILPSKEDLQVTEAVRDALRTVEVTLADHIIVAGDQFLSLHDGGYFDRLFEVCPLGKVADSKESD
- a CDS encoding DUF2178 domain-containing protein, which encodes MSEKRDLPKIKSQSNFVYGCISTILAIVCLVGLFIKFEWRFLIAGVFLIVVTTINYSLAFSRKGALEHLADSTDERDIYITMKSSRLTLKLLNYILCAGCFICLALYGVFKTQIFLIVSLTLCVVLCILFIVALLVNIHYEKHS